The nucleotide window AAGAGATTTCAAGAAGTATTGCCTTATTGAATCAAAATGACTATTTACAAAACGACACCTACTTGGCGGCCGCAAATCGACGTGTTTCAGATCTTTATCAAAAAATCGGATTATATAAAATTAAGCTAAATGGAAATGAGGAATTGTTAAACTTGTTAGAGAATAATAACCCCAACCAATGATAAAGTTTTTTAGACAAATTAAATTTTAGCTCATGGAAAAACAAATTAACAGTATAACATTGGTATTGACAATGTTCATTTTTTTGGTTGCCTGCAACCATCAAAAAAGCAACTCAGAAGAATCTCAACCTTCTATTCCCAAGGATATTTCAGAAAGAAAATTGGTGGATCTTTCACATGCTTATTCAGATGAAACCGTTTATTGGGTTACGGCTAAAGAATTTAAATTAGATACCGTATTCAATGGCCAGACCGATAAAGGTTATTATTATTCTGCTAATGACTTTAGCACCGCTGAACATGGGGGAACCCATATTGATGCCCCCATTCATTTTGCCAAAGGGGGACAATCCGTACATGAAATCCCAATCGAAAATTTAATTGGGAAGGCAATTAAAATAGACGTTTCATCAAAGTCAATCAATAATCCAGATTATTTAATCACCATTGATGATATAAGGGAATGGGAAATTCAAGAAAATATCCAAATCCCTGAAGGAAGCATCATTTTATTGCAAACAGGACATTCAAAATTCTACCCAAATAAGATAAAATATTTAGGGACAGATGAACGCGGTGAAGAGGCAATAAAGAAACTTCATTTTCCTGGGCTTTCTG belongs to Aegicerativicinus sediminis and includes:
- a CDS encoding cyclase family protein encodes the protein MEKQINSITLVLTMFIFLVACNHQKSNSEESQPSIPKDISERKLVDLSHAYSDETVYWVTAKEFKLDTVFNGQTDKGYYYSANDFSTAEHGGTHIDAPIHFAKGGQSVHEIPIENLIGKAIKIDVSSKSINNPDYLITIDDIREWEIQENIQIPEGSIILLQTGHSKFYPNKIKYLGTDERGEEAIKKLHFPGLSAEAARWLVDNRSINAIGIDTPSIDFGQSQYFESHVILLSQNIPAFENLTNLEQLPNKGFDVIALPMKIKDGSGAPLRIIALME